Within Oncorhynchus masou masou isolate Uvic2021 unplaced genomic scaffold, UVic_Omas_1.1 unplaced_scaffold_690, whole genome shotgun sequence, the genomic segment gacctggttaaagaggaaggggaggagacctggttaaagatgaaggggaggagacctggttaaagaaggatttttaagactacagacaactgagacatagattgtgtatgtgtcgccattcagagggtgaattcaCAAGACAAAAGATTAGGTGCGTTTGAACGGGGGTCTGGTAGTAGAtgacaggcgcaccggtttgtgtcaagaaatgcAAATCTGCTTTTCACACTCAGCAGATTCCTGTGTGTACCAAGAATGGTCccccacctaaaggacatccagccaactggacacaactgtgggaagtattggagtcaacatgggccagcatccctgtggaacgctttcaacaccttgtagagtcaacatgggtcagcatccctgtggaacgctttcaacaccttgtagagtcaacatgggccagcatccctgtggaacgctttcaacaccttgtagagtcaacatgggccagcatccctgtggaacgctttctccaccctgtagagtcaacatgggccagcatccctgtggaacgctttcaacaccctgtagagtcaacatgggccagcatccctgtggaacgctttcaacaccttgtagagtcaacatgggccagcatccctgtggaacgctttcaacaccttgtagagtcaacatgggccagcatccctgtggaacgctttcaacaccttgtagagtcaacatggggcagcatccctgtggaaggctttcaacaccttgtagagtcaacatgggtcagcatccctgtggaacgctttcaacaccttgtagagtcaacatgggccagcatccctgtggaacgctttcaacaccttgtagagtcaacatggggcagcatccctgtggaacgctttctccaccctgtagagtcaacatgggccagcatccctgtggaacgctttctccaccctgtagagtcaacatgggccagcatccctgtggaacgctttcaacaccttgtagagtcaacatgggccagcatccctgtggaacgctttcaacaccttgtagagtcaacatgggccagcatccctgtggaacgctttcaacaccttgtagagtcaacatgggccagcatccctgtggaaggctttcgccACCtagtagagtcaacatgggccagcatccctgtggaacgctttctccaccctgtagagtcaacatgggccagcatccctgtggaacgctttcaacaccttgtagagtcaacatgggccagcatccctgtggaacgctttcaacaccttgtagagtcaacatggggcagcatccctgtggaacgctttctccaccctgtagagtcaacatgggccagcatccctgtggaacgctttcaacaccttgtagagtcaacatgggccagcatccctgtggaacgctttctccaccctgtagagtcaacatgggccagcatccctgtggaacgctttcaacaccttgtagagtcaacatgggccagcatccctgtggaacgctttcaacaccttgtagagtcaacatgggccagcatccctgtggaacgctttcaacaccttgtagagtcaacatgggccagcatccctttggAAGGCTTTCGCCACCtagtagagtcaacatgggccagcatccctgtggaacgctttctccaccctgtagagtcaacatgggccagcatccctgtggaacgctttcaacaccttgtagagtcaacatgggccagcatccctgtggaacgctttctccaccctgtagagtcaacatgggccagcatccctgtggaaggctttcaacaccttgtagagtcaacatgggccagcatccctgtggaaggctttcaacaccttgtagagtcaacatgggccagcatccctgtggaaggctttctccTCTGTACGGTCCATACCCCaccaattgaggctgttctgatggcaaaaggggggttgcgcaactcaatattaaggtgttcttaatgttttgtacactcactgtatatactGGATGTATATGTTAAAACAATGCTGAGAAGGACAGCACCAGGACGAGCAAGTTGTCTTGTTGGCCTACTTCCAGAAATATACCAAATTATGTTTACAGAAAATTTAGTGGAGTTGTGCTGTGGATGTgcagtgtattcagaccccttgactagtTCCACACATTGTTacgtttacagccttattctataatttattaaatatttgttcttcctcagcaatctacacacaataccccataatgacatcacaatactccataatgacatcacaatacccccataacgacaaagtgaaaacagttttttttatgtttgcaaatgtattaaaaacagaaatctggtctcgaaattgagctcagtggCATCGTGTTTCCATTGATAACCCTTGATGTTTCCATAACTTTATTAAAGTCTACCTGGAATTTAGACTCTACTTGGAGTCTAAatgaaattgattggacatgatttggaaaggtgaacacctgtctatataatgtcccacagttgacagtgcatgtcagagcaaaaaccaagccatgaggttgaaaggaattgtccgtagagctccgagacagaattgtgtcgaggcacagatctggggaaaggtaccaaaattTTTTTTCcagaaggttcccaagaacaccgtggcctccatcattctaaaatgatggaggcctcttccgagagctggccacctggccaaactaagcaatcggggtgACCAAGAACTCCATGGTTActcatgacagagctccagagttcctctgtggagattggagaaccttccagaaggacaaccatctctgcaccactaatcaggccattatggtagagtagccagacggaagtcactcctcagtgcaaggcacatgacagcccgcttggagtttgccaaaaggcacctaaagactctgaccatgagaaacaagattctctggtctgatgaaaccaagattgaactctttggcttaaatgccaagcatcacgtctggaggaaacctggcaccatccctatggtgaagcatcatgcttaggggatgtttttcagcggtaaagactgggagactagtcaggatcgagggaaagatgaacggagaaaagtaaacagagatccatgatgaaaacctgctccagagtgctcaggacctcagactgggacgaaggttcaccttccaacaggaccatgcccctaagcacacagccaagacaatgcaggagtggcttcgggacaagtctctctgaatgtccttgagtgacccagccagagcacggacttgaaccaaatcgaacatctctgaaggcACAGGAAGTGATAAACCTTTTTGTCTttcgcggcagggtagcctagtggttagagcgtagaggtggcagggtagcctagtggttagagtgtagaggtggcagggtagcctagtggttagagcgtagaggtggcagggtagcctagtggttagagcgtagaggtggcagggtagcctagtggttagagcgtagaggtggcagggtagcctagtggttagagtgtagaggtggcagggtagcctagtggttagagtgtagaggtggcagggtagcctagtggttagagtgtagaggtggcaggggtagcctagtggttagagtgtagaggtggcaggtagcctagtggttagagtgtagaggtggcagggtagtctagtggttagagcgttggactagtaaccggaatgttgcaagttcaaacccccgagctgacaaggtgcaaacctgaacaggcagttaacccactgttcctaggccgtcattgaaaataagaatttgttcttaaatgacttgcctcgttaaataaaaaataaataaaaaagcaaCTTGTTTATTTTGACCAgtgagtcagttaagaaccaccTCTCATTTACTCTCATCTCCCTGTCTAATGCAACAACCAAACCACAACAAAAGTGATAATATATTTTATTAGAGGCATATAATCTATGTACGCAATATAACAGTAGTCCATTTCTCGTCAGCTGTGTGGTGGTGTTACACAATATAACAGGTCAGGTCAGCTGTGTGGTGGTGTTACACAATATAACAGGTCAGCTGTGTGGTGGTGTTACACAATATAACAGGTCAGCTGTGTGGTGGTGTTACACAATATAACAGGTCAGGTCAGCTGTGTGGTGGTGTTACACAATATAACAAAACATCAGGTCAGCTGTGTGGTGGTGTTACACAATATAACAAAACATCAGGTCAGCTGTGTGGTGGTGTTACACAATATAACAAAACATCAGGTCAGCTGTGTGGTGGTGTTACACAATATAACAAAACATCAGGTCAGCTGTGTGGTGGTGTTACACAATATAACAAAACATCAGGTCAGCTGTGTGGTGGTGTTACACAATATAACAGGTCAGGTCAGCAGTGTGGTGGTGttacacaatataacacaacatcagGTCAGCAGTGTGGTGGTGTTACACAATATAACAAAACATCAGGTCAGCTGTGTGATGGTGTTGCACGTCATTGTAGTTGACAGTTAGAATGATGAGTTTTCTCAATAAAATCATATTTGGTTTATTCTAAAATAAGGTGAAACACCCAGTTCAGTCCTTTATGTACATAACAGCTTtctgaaagggggggggggagcacTAAATGACGCCCGATCTGTAGGAATCATAGCTATAATGATAATTATCTGATTATTGGGCTCGATGTCTGTCGGATGGTCAACCAAGGGCCTTATTCAAGGGAATATAGATAGAAATGTGTTGTGTAGAACAGAGATGATTCCCTGGTAAATGTATACGTTACTATCTATATTCCCTGATTAAGGCCCTGGGTTGAAACCGACAGATATACACAACCTTCAGATAGAAATGTGTGTAAGGTTACTCAAGAGAATATAGATATACATTTACCAGGGAATCATGTCTGTTCTACACAACACATTTCTATCTGAAGGTTCTGTGTAAGGCTACTCAAGGGGTTGCAATAGTCCGGGAACCAATCAGACGTCCCGGTTGGCGTATTCCCGTATGTTCTGCCTCTTCCTAGCCTGGAGAAatccagtctgtctgtgtgttaacatTCCACTCTTTGTCAAGCCACGTTTGCCAAGACAAAGAGTGGAATGATATCttaacagactggtacccaggctacccTCTTCCCTTCTCATATGCCAATATTCCAACCTGGGGTTTGTGGAAAACCTGGGTCGGTTACTAGAACTGTGCAACCCTGCTCCCTTTGCGAACAAGGCCCAGGTTGAGCTCTACCACGTCTTCATCTGCTAGCTTGTTTTAATTTTTATATTACAAAAAATAGGTCACAGATTCATACTATTTACAACCCTCTGGTACAGTAAGTTCGGTCAGCATTTAAACTAAAGTGCGTCCCAAAttgtaccctataccctatgtagtggactagggagtagggtgccattttgggattcATCCTACGACTGTGTAATCCTGTAGGTTTCTGTGGGGCTGCTGCTAGGGGGTCTCTCCCTTGGGCTGGATTCCATTCTGAAAACatcccccccttttcctctccctcgCTGTTCTGAAAGAGTGTAGATAAGAGCCGTATTGAAGCCCGAAATTTAAAAGGACAATCTGCAATTCAAAGAACTACCAAAACTGTCACCTTGGCCCTGCCACTGCATTGGTAAACAGCcgagggatggggctggataaatataaccactctcaaattcctaCACCGAGCTGTGGGTGCATGAGGGAAAGGGGCATGTTTTCTGtgagaaaggcatttcactgtactggtgctcttctaatggaatccagaccGAGAGAGTGGCCAGTGGTCagactgagagtagagccacagCTCCCCTGCTGGTAGTAAAGCATATTGGCCACAGCACCAGCTCCCCCTAGTGGTCGGCGATGGTGTGGCAGTCAGCAGCAGCTCTCCTAGTGTTGGGCGATGTTGTGGCAGTCAGCAGCAGCTCTCCTAGTGGTGGGTGGTGGTAGGGCGGTCAGCAACAGCTCTCCTAGTGGTGGGTGGTGGTATGACAGTCAGCAACAGCTCTCCTAGTGGTGGGTGGTGCTATGGCAGTCAGCAACAGCTCTCCTAGTGGTGGGTGGTGGTATGGCGGTCAGCAGCAGCTCTCCTAGTGGTGGGTGGTGGTATGGCAGTCAGCAACAGCTCTCCTAGTGGTGGGTGGTGGTATGGCGGTCAGCAGCAGCGTGGCTTGTCCACGTGGATAATGCGGTTGCAACGAGGACAGGAGTGGTACGCATCCTTAAAGTGTTTCATGAAgaatgggatcagacagcagcctACTACCaacctgggagagagagggggggataggaggagatggggagagtggaagtggtggggagagaggggtgggagattGATGGGgagaagggtgggagagagacatggtgttCAGTTGATTTTAGACACGTCTAATTCCCCTCAAAAGTATCAAGACATTCTATAACTCCTCCCCTTCTTTACTCCCCCTCAGAGGATGAAGACCACTTTATGGgtccctctgttcccctctatcctcccaccctcctcttcttcactcACCCACAGAGGATGAAGACCACTTTATGGgtccctctgttcccctctatccccccaccctcctcttcttcactcACCCACAGAGGGAGGATGAAGACCACTTTATGGgtccctctgttcccctctatccccccaccctcctcttcttcactcACCCACAGAGGATGAAGAGGATGCACATGAGCCAGGCGTAGGCTCCGACTTTATAGGTCACGTTCGTCATCACCTGTTGTTGACAGGAAGTGCAGGTGGTCATGCCCTCTGAACGGCCCAGTTCTGTGTCATAACTCACAAACTTCTGAGTAGGAGTTTCACCACCTCCTCcaataccaccacctccactggtGTACactaggggaagagagaagaggacaagTTATATTTTGTCTGGCTCCAACACTGCTAGTATAGAGGGGAACAAGGGAGACAAAGATGGTATAATGGgtagagacgagagagagatacTTCTGCTGCCTTCAAAATTAGCTCCCTTGGAACCTGGGAATTTACCAGTTATAAATACGCCATGATTGCGTTCAAGTTTCTTTTGAAGTCAGAACAATTCTTCAACCAAATGAGATTTCATTTTAGCTAGCTAGACGCGCTAGCTGGTGTGGCTGCAGTTCTGGTGTTGTGTGCTTGCGGACAGTATGAATGAGGCTTAGGACAGGAAGTGCTTACCTGGCTTTCCCTGAGACTGAGACTGAAACACAGAGTAGTTATTGGAGGGGATGGTGGAGGAAGGCGGGTTGAAGGGGGTATGGACATGATATACCTTCACCCCACTATCACCTTGTCCTTCAactggaagagggagggagggaagggaggggagggggaggagagggagggaagggagggaaggggagagggggagggagggagggagagagggagggagagggagggggggggagggagggggagaaggagagaattgcGGGGGAGGGTttgatggagagatagagaaagagagaggttgatTAGATAGCTCCAATATGTAAAATAGACTGAGTACAATCTATAGCAAGTAACACCTGGCACTTATGATACACAGCTACAGTagagtaacaacctgggacgtagcctatatgatacacaggtacagtagagtaacaacctgggacgtaacctatatgatacacaggtacagtatagtaacaacctgggacgtaacctatatgatacacaggtacagtaacaacctgggacgtaacctatatgatacacaggtacagtatagtaacaacctgggacgtaacctatatgatacacaggtacagtatagtaacaacctgggacgtaacctatatgatacacaggtacagtatagtaacaacctgggacgtaacctatataatacacaggtacagtatagtaacaacctgggacgtaacctatataatacacagctacagtaacaacctgggacgtaacctatatgatacacaggtacagtatagtaacaacctgggacgtaacctatataatacacaggtacagtatagtaacaacctgggacgtaacctatatgatacacaggtacagtaacaacctgggacgtaacctatatgatacacagctccagtaacaacctgggacgtagcctatatgatacacaggtacagtaacaacctgggacgtaacctatatgatacacaggtatagtaacaacctgggacgtaacctatatgatacacaggtacagtaacaacctgggacgtaacctatatgacacacaggtacagtaacaacctgggacgtaacctatatgatacacaggtacagtaacaacctggggcgtaacctatatgatacacaggtacagtaacaacctggggcgtaacctatatgatacacaggtacagtatagcAACAACCTGGggcgtaacctatatgatacacaggtacagtaacaacctggggcgtaacctatatgatacacaggtacagtatagtaacaacctgggacgtaacctatatgatacacaggtacagtaacaacctgggagtaacctatatgatacacaggtatagtaacaacctgggacgtaacctatatgatacacaggtatagtatagtaacaacctgggacgtaacctatatgatacacaggtataGTAACAACCTTGGACGTAACCTAtgtgatacacaggtacagtaacaacctgggacgtaacctatatgatacacaggtacagtaacaacctgggacgtaacctatatgatacacaggtactgtaacaacctgggacgtaacctatatgatacacaggtacagtatagtatcaacctgggacgtaacctatatgatacacaggtacagtatagtaacaacctgggacgtaacctatatgatacacaggtacagtaacaacctgggacgtaacctatatgatacacaggtacagtaccaacctgggacgtaacctatatgatacacaggtacagtaacaacctgggacgtaa encodes:
- the si:ch211-157c3.4 gene encoding lipopolysaccharide-induced tumor necrosis factor-alpha factor homolog-like, which translates into the protein MSVNGKEPPPYNTPVEGQGDSGVKVYHVHTPFNPPSSTIPSNNYSVFQSQSQGKPVYTSGGGGIGGGGETPTQKFVSYDTELGRSEGMTTCTSCQQQVMTNVTYKVGAYAWLMCILFILCGLVVGCCLIPFFMKHFKDAYHSCPRCNRIIHVDKPRCC